The Glycine soja cultivar W05 chromosome 3, ASM419377v2, whole genome shotgun sequence genome window below encodes:
- the LOC114406450 gene encoding 10 kDa chaperonin 1, chloroplastic-like: MASTFLTLPTPFLHKTNAINFSNKRPSFLQRSSLKIHAITKKWEPTKVVPQADRVLIRLEELSDKTVGGVLLPKSAVKFERYLVGEILTVGAEAGELKAGTKVLFTDMNAYEVDLGTDAKHCFCKASDLLAVVE, translated from the exons ATGGCATCAACGTTTCTCACCCTACCAACTCCCTTCCTACACAAAACCAATGCCATCAATTTCTCTAACAAGAGACCCTCAT TTTTGCAGAGGAGCTCTCTGAAGATTCATGCAATTACCAAAAAATGGGAACCCACAAAG GTTGTGCCTCAGGCTGATAGAGTTCTTATTCGTTTGGAGGAGCTTTCAGAT AAAACAGTTGGTGGAGTTTTGCTGCCTAAATCAGCTGTTAAATTTGAGCGCTATCTTGTGGGAGAA ATCCTAACTGTTGGTGCTGAGGCTGGAGAACTAAAGGCTGGAACAAAG GTACTATTCACTGACATGAATGCTTATGAG GTGGATTTGGGGACTGATGCAAAACACTGCTTCTGTAAAGCAAGTGACTTATTGGCCGTTGTGGAGTAG